A window of the Helianthus annuus cultivar XRQ/B chromosome 4, HanXRQr2.0-SUNRISE, whole genome shotgun sequence genome harbors these coding sequences:
- the LOC110903139 gene encoding uncharacterized protein LOC110903139 isoform X2, with translation MNMEMDMETETKNSNMEITISIKPDETMPPFPNPNPHSAQVHNYPGMLYLIYAATLVYMFPSMINLVELKFQNKERSVFETHGVFAYMAVVAYIISVPMSVALFCWRARFESLKMKSLSLIYYNILQSLFYFSSILAPLSFVLVLFSFHGLDLIAYSLVFTLFLAIVACSFSNYIFKKDAPN, from the exons ATGAATATGGAGATGGATATGGAGACGGAGACGAAGAATTCAAATATGGAGATTACCATTAGCATTAAACCTGATGAAACCATGCCACCATTTCCCAACCCTAATCCACACTCTGCACA GGTTCATAATTACCCGGGAATGTTATATCTCATTTATGCGGCGACACTTGTCTACATGTTTCCATCAATGATAAATCTTGTAGAACTTAAGTTTCAAAACAAAGAGCGTTCTGTTTTCGAAACTCACGGGGTTTTTGCCTACATGGCCGTTGTGGCGTATATCATATCAGTACCGATGTCAGTGGCTTTGTTTTGTTGGAGAGCTCGTTTTGAAAGCTTGAAAATGAAAAGTTTGTCCCTTATCTATTACAATATCTTACAAAGTCTTTTTTATTTCTCGAGCATTCTTGCACCTCTCTCGTTTGTGTTGGTGTTGTTCTCCTTTCATGGGCTTGACTTGATTGCGTATTCACTTGTATTTACACTCTTCTTGGCCATAGTTGCATGTTCATTTAGCAACTACATTTTTAAGAAGGATGCACCAAATTAA
- the LOC110903139 gene encoding uncharacterized protein LOC110903139 isoform X1, with the protein MIEWSVVPNTQNPTMNMEMDMETETKNSNMEITISIKPDETMPPFPNPNPHSAQVHNYPGMLYLIYAATLVYMFPSMINLVELKFQNKERSVFETHGVFAYMAVVAYIISVPMSVALFCWRARFESLKMKSLSLIYYNILQSLFYFSSILAPLSFVLVLFSFHGLDLIAYSLVFTLFLAIVACSFSNYIFKKDAPN; encoded by the exons ATGATTGAATG GTCTGTTGTTCCGAACACTCAAAACCCAACTATGAATATGGAGATGGATATGGAGACGGAGACGAAGAATTCAAATATGGAGATTACCATTAGCATTAAACCTGATGAAACCATGCCACCATTTCCCAACCCTAATCCACACTCTGCACA GGTTCATAATTACCCGGGAATGTTATATCTCATTTATGCGGCGACACTTGTCTACATGTTTCCATCAATGATAAATCTTGTAGAACTTAAGTTTCAAAACAAAGAGCGTTCTGTTTTCGAAACTCACGGGGTTTTTGCCTACATGGCCGTTGTGGCGTATATCATATCAGTACCGATGTCAGTGGCTTTGTTTTGTTGGAGAGCTCGTTTTGAAAGCTTGAAAATGAAAAGTTTGTCCCTTATCTATTACAATATCTTACAAAGTCTTTTTTATTTCTCGAGCATTCTTGCACCTCTCTCGTTTGTGTTGGTGTTGTTCTCCTTTCATGGGCTTGACTTGATTGCGTATTCACTTGTATTTACACTCTTCTTGGCCATAGTTGCATGTTCATTTAGCAACTACATTTTTAAGAAGGATGCACCAAATTAA